From a single Rhinolophus ferrumequinum isolate MPI-CBG mRhiFer1 chromosome 15, mRhiFer1_v1.p, whole genome shotgun sequence genomic region:
- the LOC117034488 gene encoding cytochrome b5 type B isoform X2: MATVEASGSDGKGQGVETPVTYYRLEEVAKRNSLKEIWLVIHGRVYDITRFLNEHPGGEEVLLEQAGADASESFEDVGHSLDAREMLKQYYIGDVHPNDLKPESDSKDPSKNNTCKRCSGRI, from the exons ATGGCGACTGTGGAAGCAAGCGGAAGCGATGGGAAAGGGCAAGGGGTGGAGACCCCCGTCACCTATTATCGTTTGGAGGAGGTGGCGAAGCGTAACTCCTTGAAGGAGATTTGGCTGGTGATCCACGGGCGAGTCTACGATATCACCCGCTTCCTTAACGAG CATCCCGGAGGAGAAGAGGTTCTACTGGAACAAGCTGGTGCAGATGCAAGTGAAAGCTTTGAAGATGTAGGCCACTCCTTAGATGCCAGAGAAATGCTAAAGCAGTACTATATTGGTGATGTGCATCCG AATGACCTTAAACCTGAAAGTGATAGCAAG GACCCTTCGAAAAATAACACATGCAAAAG GTGTTCTGGAAGAATTTGA
- the LOC117034488 gene encoding cytochrome b5 type B isoform X1 — translation MATVEASGSDGKGQGVETPVTYYRLEEVAKRNSLKEIWLVIHGRVYDITRFLNEHPGGEEVLLEQAGADASESFEDVGHSLDAREMLKQYYIGDVHPNDLKPESDSKDPSKNNTCKSCWSYWIFPIVGAMLLGFLYRYYYTSESRSS, via the exons ATGGCGACTGTGGAAGCAAGCGGAAGCGATGGGAAAGGGCAAGGGGTGGAGACCCCCGTCACCTATTATCGTTTGGAGGAGGTGGCGAAGCGTAACTCCTTGAAGGAGATTTGGCTGGTGATCCACGGGCGAGTCTACGATATCACCCGCTTCCTTAACGAG CATCCCGGAGGAGAAGAGGTTCTACTGGAACAAGCTGGTGCAGATGCAAGTGAAAGCTTTGAAGATGTAGGCCACTCCTTAGATGCCAGAGAAATGCTAAAGCAGTACTATATTGGTGATGTGCATCCG AATGACCTTAAACCTGAAAGTGATAGCAAG GACCCTTCGAAAAATAACACATGCAAAAG TTGCTGGTCCTACTGGATTTTCCCCATCGTAGGCGCCATGCTCTTAGGTTTCCTGTACCGTTACTACTACACATCGGAAAGCAGATCCTCCTGA